GAAAGCTCGACATGAGTTCATCTGAGAGTTCAAAACTTGTtattttcaaccttgaagaaaacaTATTTTTAGACAGTGCGGAGAGGGATGGGGGCTCTTTATGGCAGGAGGAGCTGACCGCTGAGTGTTCGAgtggaccggccccacctgtcagacGCCGGCGATCCGAACACCCCCCGATTCAACCTCCCATCACCCCTCCTCCTCCGCCCACCGCCGGCCCCAGCTCCGGCgatggacgcggcggcggcggctccgggcgcCGCGGCGGGAGGGCAGCAGCAGCAGCCCGCGCCTCCCCGGGCGGAGCGGCTCAACGCGGAGGTGCACACCCTGCTGAACCTGGAGGGCATGCGGGCGCGCGCGGTGGGGCTCTACAAGGCCATCTCCCGCATCCTCGAGGACTTCGACGCCATCGCCCGCGTCAACCCCAGCGGCTCCCCCAAGTGGTACGGGCTCACCCAATCCCTCCCCTCCCTCCAttgctcgtcgccgccgccgccgccgcctggagtgAATCCCCGACCTAGGGTTTCGGTGGATCCTCCGGCCTGTGTGCGATAGTTATGCTACTGCTGCGCGATTGATTGGTTGCTGACTGGTATGGTATGGCGGCTGGCAGGCAGGACGTGCTCGGCCAGTTCTCCATGGTGAGCATGGAGCTCTTCAACATCGTCGAGGACATCAAGAAGGTGAACAAGGGGTTCGTCGTGTACCCCAGGAACGTCAACGCCGAGAACGCTGCAAGTAAGTGAGCTCCTCTGAATTTTTTAAATTATATATGTCCCATGTGATATATTTTCCTTTATGTGGCTAGTAAAATTGTTCTGGGATCATGATGGCCTATGAGCACGCATGATGTTTCGGTTGAATGGATTCAGAGATTTCAATTTCAATTAGGTGTGAAAATAACCCATCTGATACGAAGAACCCTGTCCAGTTTCATAGACAGGTGTTGCTGTTCTAATTTCTTTTAAGTGATAGATAAGTGTGATAGGGATCAGTAGCAAATCAACTACCAAAATGCTGTTTCAGGATTTCTCTAGATTGTTGTGATGTGCTGCAATTTAGTGGTCCCATGTTGCTTTTGTCAATGCATACGATTATTCTTCGTTTGCTACTAGTATCACATCATGTTTCCTGCTTGACCTGCGTGTGTATTGCAGTACTGCCTGTAATGCTGTCGTCAAAGCTCTTGCCGGAGATGGAAGTCGAGGAAACTACAAAGAGGGAACAGTTGTTGTCTGGAATAACGAATCTGCCCGTGCCTTCTCAAATGGAAAAGTTAAAGGTGCTTGATGCGGAAAATGCAAACCTGTATCACACTGTTATTGATTGATCTGTTGGTTGTCTGATAAATAAAATTTGATTTGCTGCCTTTTCAGGCTCGGATAGACATGATTGCGAATGCGTGTGAAACTGCTGAGAGAGTAATCGCTGAGTGCCGTAAGACTCATGGTCTAGGAACCCGTCAGGGGGCAAATCTTGGTCCAATGTTGGATAAGGCACAAGCTGCAAAGATACAGGAGCAGGAAAATCTACTTAGAGCGGCAGTAAATTATGGTGAAGGTGAAAACACATTGATGCCTTTTGGACTTCTAAATTAAATAACTCATGTACGTCTCTTATTTGTGTTATGGACCCTCAATGCTGAAATAGCCTGATTCTCAGGATTGCGGGTATCGGGAGACCAAAGGCAGATGCATTCATCTCTTCCTAGCCATCTAATTGAAGTACTTGCTACTGGAGACGGGGCTCATAATTTTGGTGATAATTCTGGTAAGATTAGATCGTGTGATATTTCCACATTTTGTCATGCTCTATTAGGATTTTTTATGCCATGGTTAGCTGACATCAAGTGCATCATAACCTTTTGCGTTTAAAGCGTGTGTCAGAAAACACTCCAGTATCAGCATCTAACAGCTATTTATATTTGCAGGTGCCTATCCCAAAAATACACCAGCATTTTCACCTAATAATGTCAACGCCCAGGGAAATCCAATGCAGGTTTGTGTAGCATCAGTATTAGCACTCATAGAAGTCGTGTACATATTAAAATTGGAATCCATCTGATTGCTCATAGTTCCTTTTTTGTTGCATGCCATTAATGTTCCCCGCGAGGTGTTGTTTTCCTGTTTACTGGTTGGTCATATGATGTCAGTCCCTGTTATTGTGAACTGTATTAAGTGTTGGTTTGAGTACCTTCTGTTGCTTTTATTTGAGGATTGATGATAGCAATCACTAGCCTGAATTCAATGAAACGTTTGATCCTTTTATCTTAGTCATCGGATGTGTTAACGCTTCATGCAGGCATCTGGAGGACAATTACTTGGCAGATCTGCTCCATCGCCTGGAACTGCCGGAACCCCTAATTTTGAAAATGTGTCTACTCCTCCAATGCCATATGCTAACTCCCCTAGGTCAGGCACCAATATGATGAATACCCCTTCACCACAGCAACATCTGACACCACAGCAGCAGAGGCAAAAGCTGATGCAAGCAtctcagcaacagcagcagcagctgaGGCCATCAGCTGCTGGGATGCTAGCACAGGTAAGGTAACTTTCCTTTTCAGTTTTAAAGAGGTTTTGTTGCGCTTCTGGCATTGGCAACAATGTTATCGGTTTCCTGAGCTTATTTCTTATGATTTTGTAGTGCTGTCTTGCAAAAATTCTACACTATTTATCCCAACATGGTACTTTTTGGTGCTCACTAAATCTACAATTTTCGGTGCTCACTAAATCTACAATTTTCTTGGTAGAGCTCGGTTCCTCAGTTACAAGATCTACAGGGACAAGCTCAACAAAAAGTACAGGCAATTTTACCATTGACCACTTCTATATTTTCTAGACATGGAAATATAATAGTTTTTAGTTTCACAAAGCTCATAACTTGCTGTTGAAAACCTTTTGTAGGTCGCTGGCCAACAGCAAATGCAGTACAGCCAAGCACAAGCCTTGTCACAGTTTCAGAATAGGCAGATGCAGGCTGCACGCATGCAGCCAGGCATGTCTCAGAGCCAACTGAACCAAGGAAATCAGTTGAGAAGCCATTTGGGCCAGTTCACTGGAGCTGCAAACAGTGCAATGTTTACTGCTGCACAGGCATCTTCAAACTCACAAATGGTTAGAGAACACCTTTCTTTTTATTAAGGCATGCAAAAATTATAAGGTTGTTGTTTGAGAAGGATAATTATACTCTCTATGGACGTACTCATGTACATTCATGAGCTCATGAAGAAAGATTCGAGTTTGTTCAGTTGTCAGGTTTTCTTCTGGATATTTTGAACATATTCCTGTGTTGATTGAACTGCCTTTTTTGTGTGCATTTTAGATGGCAAACATACCTGGGACTATGCAAACAATGCAGTCACAGTCAATGATGCCACAAATGCAGGTAAATGCCTTTCTTGTTTGTTATCACCAAGTCACATTGGTTGCAGATGTTTTTGTGAAACACAGTAGTGCACTGCATTTATAATTCTCCATTTTTTTCTGCTGTGACTTATTCTTTGCACATATACTATATCATTTCTTGCATTATAAATTCTAATGTTGTTTTCTTATGATTGTTCAGCAGTTTGGTTTGACTGGTGGGCATCCTCAGAGGAGTCATCAAATGATGACCGACCAAAGTATGTACCGTTCATCCTCTTTTAGGCTTTCGTCATTATTAATAAATTAAGGAAATGCGTAATTTTCTGTACAGCTATATAGTGTACTTGTGTCATCCTGCTTGGACTACTGCTAGGAAAAATAGCTGGTGTGATATAGTCACAGTTCAGAAGAAAACATACATTAATTAATTATTCTTCATTTAAATTTGGAGCATAATTCAGCATGTATTTACAAAACGGTTGTCCTGAGGAAAAGTTAGATGCACTGGTTTTTGATGCACTGCTATTGCAGATATATTTGGTTTTCTTCTGTGCAGGTATCTAGCTCTGTAGTTGTTTGAGATAGTGTGCAGGCGAAAAGCTTTTAGTCACATGATTCATAACTGTGCGCTTTGTGTCGTTTCTGTGTCATTTTAGTTTGCGATGAAATCCTCCTTGATCCTCCGTAGCGCAGTTTAATTCTAAATATACTTTCTCAGCAATTAATTCTCCTTTATCGCTTGCTGCAGTGTACGGAATGGGAGGCGCAAATACCACGAGCATGATGGGAATGcaaatgcagcagcagcagcagcagcagcagcagcagcaacagcagcagcagcagcagcagcagcagcagcaagggctATATGGGAACATGCAAGGAGGCGGTCAGAGCTTGCAGCAGCAGGGCATGGTGGGCCTTCAGAACCAGCAGCAAAACCAAATGCAGAACCAGATGCAAAACCAGATGCAAAACCAGCTGCAGAATCAGATGCCGAACCCGAACTTCTCCCAGCAGAGGCAGCAAAACCAGCAATGATTCGTTCAAGCGGGCTGACTAACCGTGTGTTTCCAAGGCGAGGCATGGTGTTCCTGGCCAGAGTCGAGGCAGTATTTTTGGCTGGACGATGTTACTCCTGACGCCGCATCGTTGCGTCTTCCCTGTGTGCAGTAATGGCACGGGCTACCGACGATCTACCATTGGTTTTGCTTGCGTCCAGTGGCTGTGCACTGTGCAAGTGGTCACGATTGTTCGCCACCGTTGTAAATCGGCGTTAGATGCATCAGCTAGAGTAGCCCGCGGGCTGGAATTCGTTGCAAACTATGACGTGCTCGGATATGTATGTACTGCACTGCAACTTATGATGCGTGCTCGGATAGGCGCATTCTTCAGTCTAAAATACAGTATAACCTTAAGTCCTGAATTCTGATCCAGGACAATTCTTAATTTCAGATGGTTGCTGTTAAATAGCTGGGATTTGTTTTCTTTGTAATCATGCAAGAGCTGGTGATATGTTGATTGGTGTACATCTAATGACTTCTTGGTATCTGAATACTGTCGGCCCGAGTCTTCCTTCGCATCCCATGTAGAAAAACAGTACAAGCTGTAGAGATGAACCAACAGCTGTACACAATTATGCAGCAACAGATCAGATCAGATCAGATCAGAGTCGAACGGTGGACTGGTAATACAGACACAGAGAAGGAAAAGAAGCAATAGTTTTGCAggttattcttttatttttttgcgggGAGTTTAGCAGGTTACTCTCTGCCATCGTAGTTGAAACTTGAAACAACATAGTATCACCCAACAGACTGCCAGGCATCAAACTGGACTAGTGCTTTTCTCGGATAATTATTATTCAGCCGGAAGTATATCTTGACGCCGAGATGCATATGCGCGGGCAGCAGCAGCTTCATGAGGCCGTGGATCCTGTTCGCTCCGAGATGTCGACCGACAGATCACAAATTCACATAGTTATTATGATATCTCCAACTTGGAACAGCGACaaatggaacaccacaatgtatgaACTACAAAAGGCTTCCACAAATAAGCAAATGCAGAGTAGAGAAACATCAATTTTCAGAAGAGGGCTTCGCAGTGCTGACCCGAGCTCCCCTCCGTGGTGCCCAAACTCTTGGCGTGTAGGTACCCTCATCACCTACTGGCCGAGGAGACGCAGAGCATCTCCACCCACACGCCCTCAATCACCTTCCATGGACTGTCTTGTCATCCTTGAGGATCTACCGTGGTGAGGAGATCTTCCACACCAGGCAGCACACCCACGGCCTTCACCAGAGGCGTCGTGAATACACCGAGCAGCGGTACATCGGTGATCTGCTGTTGCGCCCATGTAGTAGAAGCAGAAATCCATGGTGGTGTGCCAGAGAAGAACACTCATCGAATGGCCTCCTTAAGCTGCAACCTAGAACTTCCAGTAACTGCCGGGGTCCTTGATTTGATCTTCCCACCCAGCTCTGTAATGGCAAAGGATGAGTTGCAGGGCTTCATGGACCAAATTTGACCAATGCAATTGAAGAAAATCAAGATGCACAGCTTCCTTATCGCGGGCAAAGAATCCCATCAGATAAACAGGCCAAATACACTCTCAGGCAGCAGGCTTCCGGCATGGCCGATCGATTCCAGCCAGAAGCTAGTTCACCCAACGGACTAGGAATTGGCCAAGGAAGCTGGTAtggccaaaaaaaataaaaaataaagacaacaCGCAGGCAATTAACTAGTACATCAAAAGATTAAAAAAAAAAATCCTCATGCAATTGTCATCCGCATTTGGTGCTCGAGATTTGCAAATGGATTGATGCTATAGATAATAAAAGTATTTTCAGAGTAAACAAATACAGTATATAATTAAAATAAAAACTATAGTACTAAAAAAAATACATGGAGAGAGGCATGTGATGAAAAATATACGCCTGTGTGCTCGGCAAGAAAAACAAACAGTTCAGCTTGCTACAACAAATGTTTATTTTTCAGAAAGGAGGTATCGTCTCGGCCTCTGCATCATATGATGCACACACCCATTCACTACCAAAAATATACGTACAGAATTCCTTAATTTTTTAGTCATTCCCTTGGATAATCTTACATTATTATCACGATGTTTCGGTAAttttttttctactccctccgttcctaaatgtaagtcttttaagAGATTTCAATGCAGACTACAtacgagcaaaatgaatgaataaacactctaaaatatgtctatatacatccgtatgtagttcctattgaaatctctaaaaagacttatatttaggaacggagggagtacatgatttcTGAGAACATTTGCACCATCCAAGCCATAGCTGATTTCTCAAGCAATTATTCATAAAAAATCCACCCGTTGCCGTGAACAAAGTTGTCCGACATGAAAGAGAAAATACGTATATGGACACACACACATACACCACACACGCATTCTAAGACAATTGTGGCACACATGCTGGGAAATCCCAAACCCTGGTCAACAAAAGAAAGTTTGTGCTACGCTTCTCGTTTCTTCAGCTTCATCATGAGCCCATTTTTCATCTGCAGTAAACAAGATAGCTTGGGTTGGATGCTCTGGCTTTCCACCAGCTCCAGGTCAAAGTTCCACACGACTGCGGCAATGATGGTCTTCATCTGCACAACTGCGATTTCCTTGCCTGGGCACATCCTTGGGCCCGAGTTGAAGGCCAGGAACTTGTTAGATGGCACGTACTTGATCTTGTTGCCATCCTCCAAGAGCCATCTGTTTGGGTTAAAGTCAAGGCAGTCTTTACCCCACAAGCTCTCCATTCTTCCCATGGAGTAGAGAGAGATGTAGATGGCATCACCGGCGTACACCTCATGtccacttggcatggtatcatcggtAACCACCGTCTTGCGCTCCATATGCGCTGGTGGGTATAGCCTGAGAGTCTCGTACAAGGTGGCTCTCAGATAGACCAGAGATTTGGTCTCCTCCGGCTCAAAGATGACCGTGGCACCCATGCCGCGGGCTACTTTGTGCGATGCAATAGGTGAGAGTTCATTACGGATGATTGACACGACATTAGGGTTCTGGGCGAGGCTGTAGAATATCCATGGCAGAGTTGTGCCGATTGTGTCCCTCCCAGCGAGCATGAAGCTAATGAGTGTTCCACAGAGCAAGTCATCGTCAGCGTAGTCTGGGTcattgatgtagagagataaaataTCCCCCACAACCTCTTCATCCTCATCTTGGCCTCCGTTGGTCTTCCTCCTCTCCATCGTATCCACGACAAACCTGCGGAGCACTCTGTTTGCTTCGTGGAGCCTTCTCTCGGGACCAATATTTAGCCACCTCAATGTCTTCCACAAAGAGGCCGGCATGGTGTGTCGGAGAAACCCCACCTCCATGACCGTGTCCATGGCAAGGGAGGCGTCAATCGGAGGCATGTCCAAGGACAGGAAGCCAGGGTCAACGCTAAAGACTGTCATGGCGGTGATGTCAAACATTAACCTTGCCATTACTTCTTGCATGTCGAACGAAGTGCTAGTGCTCGCCATGCGGGCAAGCAACGGGAGGAGGTGGTTCTTCACCTTGTCATGGCAATGAGCTGCCACACGGTCAGCAAACCGTGGGCTGCTGATCACGCCCACGAACTTCATGCGGCGCAAGCGCCACAGCTCGCCATCGATGGTGAAGAAGCCACCAGCCATGACGTCGAATATGGCGGCGAATTCGGCGCCCTTGGGGAAGTTGGAGTAGTTGGTCGTGAAGATGTGCTGGATGTTGGCAGGGTCGCAGGTGATGAAGAACCGCATCCCGGCCCCAGGCGGGCCGTCcccattgaagttgaggcctgatcCGGCGAGGAGCGCATAGCTGTACTCATGGAAGTTGTAGATGTTGGCCACGAGACCAGGGAGCATGCCTAGTATTGGCCATTTTGTGGGGGGCACTGCTGCTGCTGGGTCATTTGATCTACTACGAGTACAAGACCACATGTACAAGTAAAGACCTAGGGGAACAAGTAGCACAAGTGCTGTGGAGATGAGTGACATTATTATCGCTAGTGCGGTGTGGGGAGGACTACTTACTTGGATGTAAGGTGCAAATGCAATGGACATGGCGATGGCTTCATTTATATATAGACAAGTTGTTCCCTCTGAGTCCATTGGTACAATACTAGCAGTGGCCACTGCAcaatttttttttttgcgggtcacTACACATACGTTTTGGTGCACGATATAGCATGCGTTCTGTGCACGAATATCATGCGTTCTGTATCGTCATGAAATAGTATAAAACTTATAAGTATATACCTCAATTAATCGATGCGATATGAACAAGGTATTTAAAAATCGTCATGCGTATGGTACCTCCATTATTTTCGGGCTGCTGCTGCACTGGAGTAGTGGACAACAATGTATGAACGTTGCTGCTGGAACAGACGACAGACCACGGCATGCTCATCGTGTTCAGGAGACTCGTGCACTGGGCGGGCATCCAGCTCAACTCTGAAGCGGAAAAACCATGGCCATCCCTTGCCTGTGATTGAGGGCCGACCTGACATATATGTATGAAACCTGATACCATTATTTGTATTTCAACAGACAATAGCAGATTGAATGAATGAAAAAAGCCGATGGTTCCACTAAAATGCAGACAAAAAACAAAGCTAGCATCGTTTCCTTTGCAAAAAACTCAAAACTAAAAATAGATGTTGGTCCGATCGACTAACCAGATGCAGAATCCCAACTTCAACCCCAGGCTCTGGCAGAGGAAGCAAAGTAATGATTTGAATCAAGTAGGTAGCTACGTCCATCCTGCTAGATCGAGGAGCAGATCCAGCCatctgtaaactgaaaatatacaaGCAAAATTTGTGTTCAGGCTATCTTTTAAGCCCAACAGATGCACAAAATGCATGTACATGCATACCTGAGCACTTACCATAGGCCAGGATATACGCTAGCCTGCAAGTCACCACCAATTATGCATCTATTACAGTttacagaagaagaaaaaaaatatcatGGTCAGTAGGTGACTGTCAACAGTTCTGCGCAAAAGCTCAGCACAACTATCTGATGCAGAGAATCCCCAAACATGGCATCACTGAACACTCTGTTTTCAGTTAGAGCGACATTGCAATAGTAGTTACAGACATTCTTATATTTGGGCAGTAATATATCAACAGGGCAATCAAATGCCCCACACCATCCTTACACACATTGTAACAAGAAATGTATCCCCACAAAAAAGGAACAAAAGAGAAAAGTACAGACATTGCGTGGCTCTCACGTCTCAAGCTTATTCAGACTTACAGACACTAGGAAACATACATACATCACAGTGAAACATAATGGCAAATCTTCCACAGATAAAGCAAATAAGCACCGATTAAGATGGAAATACAGGGGAGAAATCGACTCCATATGTAAGCATCGTTTGTCAAACATTGTCTTCTCCCATGGCGGTGCTGACCTGGGAAGTCAATGGAGCAGAGCAGGCATTTCCTTGTCCGCTTCGAAGCTCCGTCCTCAGCAGTCTCTCTGGCAAGGTCTCCATTCCCATGTTGGACAGAAGGAGCCAGACATAGGTCAGTAACTCCCCACAGGTCTTAACTTGATTTGCATCGAATGACCTAGTTGCATCGAATATGGCTCATGTACCTAGGCAGCAACGCTCTAGCTGTATTTACAGAAGCACGTCTTAACTTGATTTGCATCGAATGACCTAGTTTTCTATGTTTTTCACATGTGCATACCGATTGAAAGTAGGCGCGCTGGGCAGGGCTTGGTCAGATTTTACATGCTTTGGACAAAAACACAGCTGGACTGTTGCTTAAACTCTTACGTGAATCCCATTCCCACAATATGTTGAAGGTAGGCAAGGGTGGATGCAGCTCTTACTAGTTACCAATACCACCCtacctcttctcttcttcttcttctcggatCACAACCCCATAACCAAAAACACAACTTGGTCAACTTTAATTCAACAGAAAATGCCAAGGAAAAGGATCACAATCCAATCTACTCCAGCCATCCCTACCATGGGAATGCACCGTCATCCAGCGTCCACTACGCCTACGAGTCGGGATCAGCATGGCAATGCTGAGGCGCTAATTAAACCCGGCATGGTTCGCTCACACATACATACGGCGagctcacacacacacgcacactaaCTTGATTTTGTGTGTAAAAAGTAACACTAAAACAAAGGGCAGGTTTGGGTTAACAATGTTTGCATTGAGGGAGCACGGACAGAGTACCCGCAAAACACAGCGGagccgcgcaagcgtgagggggcGTCCGCGCTCGGTCAGTCAATGGTCACTGGGTTGCTACTCCAGCTAGAAACGGATGGGAATAAACACAAGCACCTGGCGTGCAAGCAGGCGGGCAGAAGCTGACCTGGTGGCACTTCCAATGGACGAAGGAGAGGTCGCCGGCCATGCCGCGGGCGCAGTTTACTCGGCCATACGTCGATGAGGCCAGCTGCACGGTAccacaagccgccgccgccgccttgagtTTCGCGCCATCCGGCTGGCGCGCCGGGGCATCCGGTTCTGATTCAACCCGGCAATCCGACCCATGGGTTCACCCGCCCATGggcacccgacccgaatgggtagggtatgggttgtCGACCTCACCCATGGGTCTTACCCATGGGTAACCCGATTAGTCGTGGGTAGGGTATGGGTTCAAGTTTATGCCCGTGGGTTACCGGATGGGTCACCCGATTAATActaataattaaataattaatttatTCTCCATTATATCTGATGTTTTTAGTCGCGCCTCACTAGCAATGGTCATTAAAAAAGAACGAGGCACAACTACGGGAGCAAATCCATCACTAGGCCTCTTCTCACTTCTCATTCACACGCTTGGTATGGCCCAATTCTAGCTTCAGCCTGGCCCATGCAAGCAAAATCGATGGATGCAGGCTGCATTACACAGCGGCGCACATATGCATTAGTACCACCTCGCCTACGggagcgcatgggaaggggaagttTGCCTATAAAAGAAAGATTATTGGATCGGTGCCTCGTCCACTCCATGCGATCTGCACAATGCAAATTGTACATCAACTAAGTAAACAAAATACGTATTGTCAGACCCGATGGGTGCCCGATAGGGTCGTGCTACCCGATGGATTCGGGCGTGGGTTTAAGTTCACACCCATGGGCAGGGTCGTGGGTGTGGGTATGACCCGATAGTCTGATCGGGCATGGGTCTGGTAGAGGTTCACCCGACCAAACCCGACCCGACTGCCAGGTTGAGTTCTGATGCTCGGGTGTTTGACTCATCGGGGGGAAGAGAGAGGGTTGTTGGGCTGATTGACTCATCAGTTCAAAGGGTTGTTGGGCTGCTGCTCGGATGGGCCTGCAGGCCGCCTTTGACGGCCCACTGAGCTGCTCGCCAAAGGTATGACTATCAACCCCTCAAAAAAAAAGGTATGACTATCACTCAATttctcaaaaaaagaagaaaaaactatCGCACAAAATGACAAAATGCCTCAAAATGCTAAAATAGGAGTAAGAAGCATGCAGACATTGCATGCCTTTTTATTCAGGCGAAGAACAAAAACACTAGAGAACCACATGGACAAACACCACATGCAAACATGACAGATCTTCCAAAGATAAGcaaaagcaaacaacagaaaacacGGGAAAGACAATGTCAAACATGACAGATCCACCATTGAAGCACCATCACCATTGCTACTGGCAGGACCACCACTACTGTTGCGAGCACCCCCGCTCCCACCGTTGCGTTGCAAGTACGGCCAGAGCCGTCGTTGCAAAGCCATGGCGATGCTGCAAGGGGGTACCACCGCGAGAGGTCGCTAATGTGCTGCCAACTGCGTGGCGCAACGACGAGTGGCGAGGATGTTGCCAGTGGCGGGCTCATGGCGGCAGAGTCGCTGTTGTGAAGCGTGAGGTGATGCTGCGACCTGCTGTGGTGCAGGCTGGGGAGCCATACCACTCGCCGAGTCGGGGGTGCGTGCTGAATAATTGTCAAGCACGAGACGAGTGCAACAACGATCCCACCAATGTTGCAGGAAGGTTCGCCAGCGCTACAAGGACTGGCCGATGCGAGGGAGCCCAACTGCCGGTGCTCAGTGTTGCATGTCGATGATGTTGCAACCGCTACTGCTGCGAGCGGTGCGTGGTCGTCGACATCCATTGCAAGTGGCCGCTACAAGACATGTCGTGGGGACGACGAAAAAGTGTTGCTAGCCGACGCTGTTGTGAATCGTGAACCATCGCGGGGGGACTCACAGATCTGCCGAGGGATGCTTTTCAACATGGATCATGTTGCAATGAGGTTTGCAACATGGGTCGTGTTGCAATGGGACTTCCGGTACAGGTTGTGTTGCAACGAGAGATGGACAGAGGTAGGGACGATCGCACGGTGGGCATCATAGGCATCGAATGGCTCGTGACCCAGTCGATCTTTTCCAAAGATCAGCCGACCGACGCATACCGCGAGCCCTTAAAGAAAATTGCTCGTGATAAAGgtgtgccatgttgaacatctgtaTTAGTCCCATGGACTGCATCAATCACCGCTAAATCTGGCCTTTGTCGTTCTAGGGACTGGTGTTAGCTGACACAAGTCACATTTTGCAAAAGGCTGACACAAGTCACATTTTGCATTTTTTCATTTTAGATAAAAGGCTGACATAAGtcactttttttttgaaaaaccccaTCATGTATTAATTAACTTAAAATGTTTGTACAATCATTCATAACAAACTTTGCCACGCAGGGCGGAACGGAATGAAAAAGAAAACCATCAGATCTATTATCAAAACTAAACTTTGCAATCTCATGAGCCACCATATTAGCCCTCCTGTTGATCTTAGAAATCCGTAAATTCACCAACAACTTTGAGACATCTAAAGCTTCCTTCTTTAGATCAACAAGGGATGATCTGTCCACATAATCTCTTTTAAAAACGGAGGCCACGAAGGAACAATCAGTTTCTAAAATGACGGGCATGTCTAGAGTCATACCAATATATAGGCCGCACAGGGACACTCTAAGTTCTGCTTCCTCGATGCTATAGCAAGCACCAATATAATCCCAGGAGGAAAGGATCACTTGTCCACAGTGATTTCTAACAATCACTGTTAgacttgtgtcgaatattattgtacaaggtatgttacagttggactctgagtagtattatgtttagataggatatggagtcgtgtcctagtaggacacttgtatcctaggcctctcata
Above is a window of Triticum dicoccoides isolate Atlit2015 ecotype Zavitan chromosome 5B, WEW_v2.0, whole genome shotgun sequence DNA encoding:
- the LOC119311593 gene encoding mediator of RNA polymerase II transcription subunit 8-like isoform X2; amino-acid sequence: MDAAAAAPGAAAGGQQQQPAPPRAERLNAEVHTLLNLEGMRARAVGLYKAISRILEDFDAIARVNPSGSPKWQDVLGQFSMVSMELFNIVEDIKKVNKGFVVYPRNVNAENAAILPVMLSSKLLPEMEVEETTKREQLLSGITNLPVPSQMEKLKARIDMIANACETAERVIAECRKTHGLGTRQGANLGPMLDKAQAAKIQEQENLLRAAVNYGEGLRVSGDQRQMHSSLPSHLIEVLATGDGAHNFGDNSGAYPKNTPAFSPNNVNAQGNPMQASGGQLLGRSAPSPGTAGTPNFENVSTPPMPYANSPRSGTNMMNTPSPQQHLTPQQQRQKLMQASQQQQQQLRPSAAGMLAQSSVPQLQDLQGQAQQKVQVAGQQQMQYSQAQALSQFQNRQMQAARMQPGMSQSQLNQGNQLRSHLGQFTGAANSAMFTAAQASSNSQMMANIPGTMQTMQSQSMMPQMQFGLTGGHPQRSHQMMTDQMYGMGGANTTSMMGMQMQQQQQQQQQQQQQQQQQQQQQQGLYGNMQGGGQSLQQQGMVGLQNQQQNQMQNQMQNQMQNQLQNQMPNPNFSQQRQQNQQ
- the LOC119311593 gene encoding mediator of RNA polymerase II transcription subunit 8-like isoform X4, translated to MDAAAAAPGAAAGGQQQQPAPPRAERLNAEVHTLLNLEGMRARAVGLYKAISRILEDFDAIARVNPSGSPKWQDVLGQFSMVSMELFNIVEDIKKVNKGFVVYPRNVNAENAAILPVMLSSKLLPEMEVEETTKREQLLSGITNLPVPSQMEKLKARIDMIANACETAERVIAECRKTHGLGTRQGANLGPMLDKAQAAKIQEQENLLRAAVNYGEGLRVSGDQRQMHSSLPSHLIEVLATGDGAHNFGDNSGAYPKNTPAFSPNNVNAQGNPMQASGGQLLGRSAPSPGTAGTPNFENVSTPPMPYANSPRSGTNMMNTPSPQQHLTPQQQRQKLMQASQQQQQQLRPSAAGMLAQSSVPQLQDLQGQAQQKVQVAGQQQMQYSQAQALSQFQNRQMQAARMQPGMSQSQLNQGNQLRSHLGQFTGAANSAMFTAAQASSNSQMMANIPGTMQTMQSQSMMPQMQQFGLTGGHPQRSHQMMTDQMYGMGGANTTSMMGMQMQQQQQQQQQQGLYGNMQGGGQSLQQQGMVGLQNQQQNQMQNQMQNQMQNQLQNQMPNPNFSQQRQQNQQ
- the LOC119311593 gene encoding mediator of RNA polymerase II transcription subunit 8-like isoform X1, producing the protein MDAAAAAPGAAAGGQQQQPAPPRAERLNAEVHTLLNLEGMRARAVGLYKAISRILEDFDAIARVNPSGSPKWQDVLGQFSMVSMELFNIVEDIKKVNKGFVVYPRNVNAENAAILPVMLSSKLLPEMEVEETTKREQLLSGITNLPVPSQMEKLKARIDMIANACETAERVIAECRKTHGLGTRQGANLGPMLDKAQAAKIQEQENLLRAAVNYGEGLRVSGDQRQMHSSLPSHLIEVLATGDGAHNFGDNSGAYPKNTPAFSPNNVNAQGNPMQASGGQLLGRSAPSPGTAGTPNFENVSTPPMPYANSPRSGTNMMNTPSPQQHLTPQQQRQKLMQASQQQQQQLRPSAAGMLAQSSVPQLQDLQGQAQQKVQVAGQQQMQYSQAQALSQFQNRQMQAARMQPGMSQSQLNQGNQLRSHLGQFTGAANSAMFTAAQASSNSQMMANIPGTMQTMQSQSMMPQMQQFGLTGGHPQRSHQMMTDQMYGMGGANTTSMMGMQMQQQQQQQQQQQQQQQQQQQQQQGLYGNMQGGGQSLQQQGMVGLQNQQQNQMQNQMQNQMQNQLQNQMPNPNFSQQRQQNQQ